The window caattctagggttgttccgattccgatactagtatcggaaataccaccgataccacaaaaatttctggcatcggtatcggcgagtatttaaactcatgtaccgatccgataccattttcttaaacaatacctagttgtgcccgctatctttgcttaacgcagcaaatcggaaatcaattcttctacgcggctcagaatgcaaacacaggaagttgtgctgtgttgccacaagcaaccactctttagagcagcggagaagtgaaaacgcgctagcagtatgtctgctgtttggcagtatttcagaccagtaaaacgccgacatgtctcatatgcaatgctgcaatttcgagtggcacaagtattggcaactttaacaactaaattaataaagcatttgaagacgcgtcaccccgcgcaacacgatggttaagatggagaaggatgaggcgtgccagcttcattcaaacaaagagaaacgttttcaaaagacaaataaagataacCGACAGATAACCAGCTGCTGTCAGAAGTCGAAAAcgtgagatttttatttaacaaaattgtttctggacttcaagttttaaagagattattttcttatataattatattcctagatttatttgttgcactgtttttatagttatattgtaaaactaatatacctttttcagtttacagtgttagatttgtggctgcatttgaagttctttttcacttaaaataaataaataaaataactgacaaatttatgtcagataataaaaatactctagttcactgtatgtttttgttcttgttttattaagggataagtctgaagcacaccataaataattctatcaattcatacagggctagtagtgtgtatatatatatatatatatatatatatatatatatatatatatatatatatatatatatatatatatatacagatacacacccaggtatcggatcggtactcggtatcggccgataccctgagctcaggtatcggaatcagtatcgggaatggaaaaggggtatcggaacatctctactcaattctgactttttttcttgcaattctgacttttttcttgcaattgtgatataaacttgcaattctgacttttttctcgcaactCTTACTCTAACTCTTACTTAATTAcgatataaactcaattctactttttcttgtaattctgacttttttcttgtaattctgactttcttgcaattgtgatataaacttgcaattctgacttttttctcacaattctgacttttttccttgcaattctgacttttttcttgtaattgtgatatgaacttgcaattctgacttttttctcacaattctgacttttttctcacaattctgacttttttccttgcaattctgacttttttcttgtaattgcaatataaactcaattctgactttttttcttgcaattctgacttttttcttgcaattctgacttttttctcgcaactcttacttttttcttgtaattctgacttttttcttgtaattgcgatataaactcaattctgactttttttcttgtaattgcaatataaactaaattctgacttttttctcacaattctgactcttttttcttgtaattgcaatataaactaaattctgacttttttctcacaattctgactcttttttcttgtaattgcaatataaactaaattctgacttttttctcacaattctgactcttttttcttgtaattctgactttttttcttgtaattgcgatataaactcaattctgacttttttcttacaattgtgatataaacttgcaattctgacttttttctcgcaattctgacttttcgcacaattgcaagatataaactcacaattctgacttcttaactcacaattgcaagtttatatcacgcaattctgaaaaaaaagtcagaattgtgagatgtatactcgtaattgtgaggggaaaaaagtctgaattgtgagataaaaagtcgcaattacccttttctattttttattctgtggcggaaCCAAGCTTCCATACAAACTTGCACTCAACTTCTACTTTGAATCCACAAAAAAAGCCATTGACAGAACTTTAGAGgtcaaattcatgttttcaggGTTTACTATGCACACTTTCTGCTTACTTGCTACCTAGTAACTTGATGCTGCAGCGCTTTTCGTGTGGAGGTTGAAGTGGTGCACGATGAAACCCTTGTATAttgagtgtgcatgtgtgtagtCTACtgactctttctctctctctgtgtgtgtgtgtgtgtgtgtgtgtgtgtgtgtgtacaggctACAGCACTGAACACTCGTGCTCCTCCAGTCTGTCAGATTTGACTCATCGCAGAAACACATCTACAGGCAGCAGCGTGAGCACAGACGTCCCTTCTGAGAGCGACACCCGCCCCGACCGGCCTCTACGACCTCCGCGGCCCATCTTACCCTCCAACAGACCTCCACGGTACGTCCACGTCAGCCTGGCCTGAAAGGGCAGATACATAAATGTCCGGCATTATTACGCGTCACACTGATGTATGTAGTCATGAAATATTGTCCCTCCACTTGAATGTCCCACAGTAAATGTAACTGGTATTCCCTTCTGTTTATTCCAGGAGGAAACAAGATTCGGTGGAGGATCAGCCGACCTGGGTCAACGACACGCGCATAGACGCAGATGACATCGTGGAGAAGATCGTCCAGAGCCAGAACTTCTCTGACATCAGTAACATGGAAGGTGAGAGTTTCAGATCCCTCCGTCTCAGCTGATCAGGGATGTGTTTTACATTTGAAGGAAAAATACTCATGGCTGCTTGCATAATCAATCATTTCCAATCAATACGTTCCatttttctgtgcatttttattgcatttatgtacgttatttatttttttatgtaataagaTGTCGACAAAATCCATTTACAAGTGCTGACAGCAGATAATTGCAGGTGTAAACAGCAGTGTGCCGTCGTTATTCACTCACTTCTCCTCTGCTCTGTGTGTCTGTGCTCAGATAGTAACCTGAGGCTGTTTGTGAGCAGAGACGGAACGACAGCTCTGAGCGGGATCCAGCTGGGAAACAGGTGattcaacacaaacacactggaTTGTGCTTGTTCTGCTGCTGCAAAAACACTAAACATACTGATCAAACTCTGTATTGTGTTCTCAGGGTCTCTGCTGGGGTGTTTGAGCCGGTCGTCATTGAAAGCCATTAGATTTATTCCCAGTGTGTGTCTTGTTTTGTCACTGGAACAATCACACAAACTCTGATCTATTCAAATCACCTCCTGAATTTTCACTAGTCTAAATAAGTCCAAGCAAATGTTTAAGTGCCAAACCACTGCAGATGCCTGAATCAAACCACTGCACAACAGAAGAACATTCTGGACACATTACAAGTTTTTCCACCACCTGTTGTGACACAAGTATGTTGTCTACTTACAGCCGCATATATGTGTGATTTGTCTGGTCTGTTTCTTTGTCTACCGAATGAGGTTtctgtggaagcttgtttccgccatgaaagaagaaataaaaaaggtaattgctactttatatctcacaattatgacttttttctcagaattgtgagtttatatctcaaaaacATCAGTCTTTTCCCCCTataattggactttataacatgcaattgcaagtttataactcacaattttgagaaaaaaagtcacaattgtgatataaacttgcaattgcatgttataaagttagaattgcgtgattaaaaactcaaaattttgagaaaaaaagtcacaattctgaggaaaaaggtcagaattgtgagataagtcacaattaccttttttatttttttatttagtggcggaaacaagcttccataagttTCACATCTGTAAGTGCACATGTATTTTTTCCGAACACTAAGTTTTGTCATTGACGGGCTCTTCAGGGGCTGTAATGTGTGACGTGAGTTTTTCCTGGAGCATCAGCTGGTCTGAATGCTGTGAAAGGACCAGAGATGCGCTCTGACCCACTGGACGTCTCGTCTCTTGTGTTGTTTTTCTGTGTTGCTGTGCAACACTAAACTCCCTCCCTACAGATTCTAGTGTTATACAAACCAGTTTAATGCACTTTACAGGACAATCTCACGAAAACACGTCCAGCTCATACAGTGCCTCAAAATCAAAAGGACAAGAAAGTGTATTTTCCACAAAGAAAATGACACTTATTTTAGgaccattaagattttttttgattGTAACATCAATGATAATTGAGCATTTTTGTAATTCCCATTATTCTTTATTACCTTCTCAATACTTTactgtagtatttttttttaacctgtttttcattgtattgcaatatttttttttaaattatcatAAAGAATAAAGTCACAAATCTTAATGGAACTaatagtacactctaaaaatgctgggttaaaaacaacccaagttgggttgaaaatggacaaaccctgcagcgattgggttgttttaactcaacggttgggttaaatgtttgtcaaatgtactgggcagttttatttaatttaactattaattaaaaatgactatatggctggcttaaaatgaaccaaaaataggttggaaattaaaaatcagacacatagaGGCATCAATAATGAGTGAATAATaaagtgaacatttattaataagcaatttaataaatgtttattgtttaatcattatttattaagcttattaataaatgttcatttccagcatactttgggttcattttaagcaagcaatacagcaatttttaaacaatagttgagttaaataaaactacccagcaggttgggcagactgggtttgttcattttcaacccaacttgggttgtttttaacccagcattttttagagtgtagtctTTCTGATTTTGATTTTGGGATGAAATATGACTTGGACGTTTCTTGAGAGATTTCATGAGATTCACTCTTACGCCCAAACTTGTGGGGCCAAACTGCACACAACTAAATACAAAACACATAATATTTCTAAATACACTGCAAGAATTGACTTTCATACCCAGTATTGtggtcttgttttccagcacaaacatctacagattcttaaatcaagatacgtttactggagaagcaaagtgacttaaaatattaagtcttgtttaatgaaaaatgtCTTCAAATGAAAttagtttatgcttaaaacaagaaaaaatatctgccaatggagtcagaaaaataatcttaattcaaagggaaaacaagattatttttctgactccattggcagatatttgttctcgttttaagcataaatttcattttaagacatttttcataaaacaatgcttaatattttaagtcattttgcttctccagtaaatgtatcttgatttaagaatctttagatgtttgtgctggaaaacgaaacaaaaatactatataagaaagtcatacacaacGTCATAATCATGATTCCAGCCACTGCTGGTTCACGCACAGTAAAGTTTGTCAAAGTGAGTTTCACCGCCCTCAGCTTCCCTTGAAATCATTAAACTGACTCATTTTTCCAGTACAGAGGAACTCCACACCATCCCCAGATTTTCCAGAACCAGCTGGCTGGTTATTTTCCTTCACAAAAAAACCCTAGAGACATATTGTGCTGGAGTTTCACAGTAAGACAGATGCTTTTATCGAAGACAAAGTGTATTTTTGCGTTTCTCAAGTGCACTTGATAAGCTGTGACTCTTTCGGTGCTGCTCATATGAACTGAGTGCTTGTAGAAATCTTTATTCAAAGCACATAGGGTTTTTTAAGCTTTTAAACCGTTAATGAGGAAATACTTACTTGGCGACAAACATTAATTTTAGCACTTCAGCATCTTGGCCTGCTAAATCACGATCATAAGCACTAAACGATACGCAGGTTCGACTCGAGCACAATGACGTTCGTCCGTTCAGCACCGAACGCTGAGATCTTTACATGTTCTTTAACCGTAGAGCCGGTTAGAGAGCACAAAATGCACAAGGCCTTCATATCTCTCGCAAATAAGCTAacattttaatgctttattaataaaatagaCCTATAACTTAATAAATGTCTATAATTTCAGTGAAATTCACTTGTATTTCTATATGTAGTGCACTATTTTTGTGAATCTCAAATGTGGTTTTAATCAATAAATTTTAAGAAACTCTTTTACCCATACTATTTTGTTGTCATGTGTCATTATGCATGTGATCGATTAATCTTCCATGTTTTTTGTTCACCAATTAGCATAGTCCTGCTTTTATCTATCTAAGAGGTAAAacaaaaaatcacattttttgtGTAATGAGTTCATTTagactaccatttaaaagtttttttgttttttttatgcatttatttgatcaaaaaaatacagtaaaaatagtgaaatatttttacaatttaaaatggctgttttctgtgtgaatatacagtaaaatgtaatttattcctgtgatcaaagctgaattttcagcatcattactccagtcttcagtgtcacatgatccttcagaaatcattctaatatgatgatatgctgctcaagaaacatttatgattattatcgatgttgaaaacagctttatatttttgttttcggGATTCTTTGCTGAATagaacagcttttatttgaaatagactcTTCTGTGACATTGTAAATATCtgtattgtcacttttgatcaatttaatgcatccttataTTATAAAAGTTAGCCTacttatttgtaaaaaataaaataaaattttaggtCACACCTCAGCAAACAAATTCAATTTCCATGTATATGCATTTGAAATATATGAAATAGTGAGAGTTATGTAACACATGATGTCCCATCGGAGTGTATTTTTTCTTCCTCGGCGTGTCTTCGGTCCGGCTCTCACTTGCAGTCAGATACATCACAGTGTGTCTCTCAGTGAGCAGCGGCGCTTTCTCCTGACGGTCAGCTGACAGCAGATCATACACCAAACACTGTCTTCTGGAGCTATCTGAACACCATTACTAGTCCTGAACGGCCGAAGCGCACATGATCCTGCAGGTACAAGAGaggacattaaagggatagttcgcccaaaaatgcaaattctgtcataatttactcactctcaagctgtatgaatttctttcttcagctgaacacagaagaagatattttgaagaatgttggtaaccaaacagttgatggtccccattgacttacattgtattgaagtcaatggggtccatcaactgtttggttttcaacatttttcaaaaattcatacaggtttggaacaacttgagagtgagtaaatgatgacagaatttgcatttttgggtgacaTTTCATCATTACCAAAATGCAATTCTGTGCATGATATAGGCCTAGTATAATGCCTTTACATGCTGAAAAAACAGTTACAAATATGGGATTAACCATTTATGGACGCTTGTTTCCGTACAGAAGTGGATTaaggccaagcaataataaaaaaataaaaccatctcgagattaaatttgttaaatttcgagaaaaaactcgttaaatttcgagaaaaaagtcgaaataaaatgttgagaataaagtcattaaattatgagaaaaaagttgttaaattacgagaaaaaagtcgttcaattacgagaacaaattcgttaaattacgagaaaaatgttgttaaatttcgagaaaaaagtcgagataaaatgttgagaataaagtcattaaattacgagaaaaaactcgttaaattacaagaaaaaagtcgttaaattacgagaaaaaagtcgaaataaaatgttgagaataaagtcattaaattacgagaacaaattcgttaaattaagagaaaaattgttaaatttcaagaaaaaagtcgagataaaatgttgagaataaagtcattaaattacgagaaaaaactcattaaattacaagaaaaaagtcgttaaattacgagaaaaaagtcgaaataaaatgttgagaataaagtcattaaattacgagaaaaaacttgttaaattacgagaaaaaagtcgttcaattacgagaacaaattcgttaaattacgagaaaaatgttgttaaatttcgagaaaaaagtcgagataaaatgttgagaataaagtcattaaattacgagaaaaaactcattaaattacaagaaaaaagtcgttaaattacgagaaaaaagtcgaaataaaatgttgagaataaagtcattaaattacgagaacaaattcgttaaattaagagaaaaattgttaaatttcaagaaaaaagtcgagataaaatgttgagaataaagtcattaaattacgagaaaaaactcattaaattacaagaaaaaagtcgttaaattacgagaaaaaagtcgaaataaaatgttgagaataaagtcattaaattacgagaaaaaacttgttaaattacgagaaaaaagtcgaaataaaatgttgagaataaattcgttaaattacgagaaaaatgttgttaaatttcgagaaaaaagtcgcgataaaatgttgagaataaagtcattaaattatgagaataaactcattaaattacaagaaaaaagtcattaaattacgagaataaactcattaaattacaagaaaaaagtcgttaaattacgagaataaattcgttaatttaatgactttattctcaacattttatctcgacttttttctcgaaatttaacgacatttttctcaattttacgaatttgttctagtaatttaacaacttttttcttgtaatttaatgactttattctcaacattttatctcgacttttttctcgaaatttagcgactttaatctcgagatgattttatttttttattattgcttggccctaatcctcttccgtatttcCGACacagaataaataataaataaaaataaaaaaaggtaattgtgactttttacaattctgatgttttttttcccctcacaattctgagaagaaaAGCTCAACTTGcatttgcaagaaaaaaaggtaAGAATTGTGGGATAAGTAGCTTTTATGgagccactgaataaaaaataaaagtaattgtgacttttgtctcacaattctgacttttctctgaattgtgagatataaaagggaattataaagtcagaactgatATAAATGTGAaattctgccttttttctcccaattgtgaatttatatctcacaattcttcctttaaaattgtaagatataaacttgcataatgaattgcgagttataaagtcagaattgagatatataCATCAGTCTTTTTTCCCTCGCAATTGacattataacacacaattctgactttataactcggaattctaatgaaaaaaaaaaagtcagaattgtgagataaaaagtcgcaattaccttttttatttaatggcagaaacaagcttccatacataaCCATTCATTATAATAAGTTTGAACTTGTTGATTCGGTTGTAATGCCCTCTACTGGACTTCAACATAACTACAAGCTCATCAGTGAATGACCTATGATGAAGTAAGCCGTCACACTGAGGCagaggatgatgaggaggaTGGTGCCGGGACCCACGTCCACCGGCGCACAGGCGTTCGGACACGCACATGGGCTCTCCACCCACATCTGCAGGGGCGCACCAGCGCTGAAGCTCTCGCTGGATGTGATGGAGTGATTCGGGCTGCATCGGTAATGAACTACAGTCTGAGGCTCGCTGTCAGAAAACACTGAGTGAGACACAATCAACAGCTGAATATATGACACATATATTGCTTTTAGAGAGCAtgaaactttcttttttttctctgaattatGAAGGAGGATGAGTGCAACTTAAAGATCTTGTGAAATCGTTTAAGGAATGCAGTTGTGCAAACAGGCTATTTCTTATTGAAACAGGATATATTGAAGGTCTCATTAGTTAATTAAATAACCTTTTGCTTTTATAGCCATGAAACATGATTTTCATTATATATAGAGATTAATTTATTGAACGAACAATTGGGCACAACCATAAGTGCAAGATATTTTTGCTCTAGCTAGAGAAATGCTGAaatgtttaaatgcatttatagaatatctgcaaaaaaaaaaaaaaaaaaagttgacttTTAGTAGTGAAGTGCTCAAAATGGCAGACATAAACTAAAAGACACAATATTTCAatgttaaacaaaacaaaattttagaaaaaaattaaaagccttttttaagatttatgcaatttaattaatagtaaaattacatcaaattgaattgaataatccttacataatttaaatgaataattgaaCGATCCTGAAtcaattattcaattaaattGCGTAAGGATTATATAATTCAATTTTATGGAATTTTACTATTAAATCACgtaaaaaataacttaattttttgagtgtaagataataaatcaataaatgacttttaaatgtattaatttaccAAATCTGTTTCAAATGTCATTGGACAGTTGATAAGACACTGAATAAAGCCCCAGCTCGCGTACGCTAGTGTACACGCACAGTTGAAAGCACAGCCTTGCATAGTATACTTCACTTGACTCGTACACGTACACAGGCGTTTGACGCATGCGCAGTTTTaagcaatctctcgccacgagttacaacccatgtacacatctttgttttctttcatgctagagttgtacaaatgagggtactttctaacctcttcagaCAATCTTTTGTCTATGTAGACCTCCACTGTCATTGTCCTCCATAGCTTGCATGAGTTCtagtctgttctgtttatgcagtttttcttcaaCTACCTTGTGAATTGATGCCTCCAGGGCacagttgccaccttgtggataaactatttactgcaaaaaaaaaatgtggtgtgtgtacagtatgtgCGTGCTCTTCAGTATGGAAAGCCAGGAGAtccaaaaacatgaattttaacatgttaacccttaaatgcataccttgggtctttagtgacccgggatgtcattcactaccctcctcctcgttcattttttaaagttagacatcagccttcttggtattcctctatcaattcattataaagaatataacaagaaaaaaatcataaaattataaaagaatgcctatttttgtattcatttttttgtaaaaattgtatagggtcgcaaaagacccgaggtgtgtatgagtgtacgtatattttttctgcacaacaataattgaatcttagatgacagaatcagtgcaattcacctttattccacaaggtggcaatgtctgatacacaatgctgaagtgacgactcatttagacagaaaacgaaataataagagaaacatgaaatggctcagcgatttactgcagaacaagtactgaacgcaatcagatatgactgtaactgtcactggatggatctggtgaagctgttagcgatcgaaatattgattttgaagatgttgaaaattatatagttctgagaatatgtttgagatcgcgaatgggctcatattcgtgacctcaaacataaaactagtccattatttgctgaatttactggaaAATGAGctcagtgatgatggcataaaacatctgctccctttcaagctccaaaaggtaacaaaatacgatttattttattctactgtaatttttactcttatatcagaggagttttatattatcacgacaggtagagattCTTCCGTGTTAattatagatccgggtcgataaagtcCCGAATATgcaagaatgattggcgaaacagtcatacatttaagggttaacaacacataaaatgtgtttttcacaCATATTTAACACGTATTTCATGCATTAAATATGTGCTGTTTGCGTGTGAATAATCAGTGCATTAAATACACGCAAACAACACGTATTTAACATTAAACACGTGTGAAATACACATCTATTACATGTTGTTGACGTGTTAAAATTCACGTTTTTGAACCTGTTGGCCTTCAATTTATGATGAAATTCACGTCACGTGCACTGATTTTTCATGCACAAACAACAGGCTTGTTCAAGTATAGGTCTCTGCGGAACAAAAGAGGGGCGTCTCCCAATTTTGGGGTGTTTTCTAACAGAGAGGTGTTTATAACGATCCAACCAAAAAAGTACGGAAGCCGGGAtatgcgttttttttttaagtacgaaaggccattcattattttttttttttgttttcttgttttcttatGATTACAactactttttttaatgtttagagatgatgaaaaataaataaaatattgctgCATGCTTGACTTCCGTAACAGGGAAACTATGCGTTTTTCCCGAGTGCCTGCCTAGAtatatggaaacattttactataatacattcatttattttgaagagtATGAACTATTTTACAGGACCTGTAGCTTATAGCTCGAGAGGGcgaaatatataatttatgcaaatatttattaACCTACTCCGTTTTTTTAGtgctagttatttatttattttattattattattttgcataaacTAGCCTACGAATTATAATGACACGGGATGTAATTTTGTCACATTggctatatattttacatagacaAATAGTCATTTGTCTGAACTTATCCAATCGGCGTCATTTGGTTGGACATGGGGtgtaaaaatactatagtaattgatagtaaatagtgtttttgaaccagtaaattgtagtatactgtatattatagtatttataacactttgttaatgaatgctacagcataggCTGTAGACagtactttagtttttactacagttaactgtgtgtattgtagtataatatagttTAAAGAAGACTTAGTACAGTaacgtaatttgtttatattacgttatattaccacagcaatagcctatagaattaccacaacaaattaattcaagtatggttcaaaaacactatagtatttactataaattactacgGTATTTTTTCACCTCAAATAGTTTCTTAAGGCTAGATCCTTCTTGTGCTACAAGTCttgtttaataattgataataattGGCCTCTTCAATATGAATAACGCAGAAGAGCAGGCACGCGATCAACAgcctattttatttaatctctcGCATGCCAAATTTCACGTGCATAGTGTAAACCTTCGTCATAAAAGCtatatagtattatatatattatatatataatactaaaATGACATAACCACTGCACTATATCAACAGACAAGCAGAGAGAATACGTTGGCTAGACAGTGCTTGTGATataattaactttaattttaagtgtttgttttttataggcTATCAACCACAGAAACTCATGACTGCCTCAGCGTATATTGTATAAATTAGCTTTATGCATTAATAAGACTACTGACTTACTGACCTtgtgtaaactttaaaaaaacaaaattgttaaCCTGAAATGATGATTCTgaa of the Megalobrama amblycephala isolate DHTTF-2021 linkage group LG12, ASM1881202v1, whole genome shotgun sequence genome contains:
- the LOC125280760 gene encoding uncharacterized protein LOC125280760; this translates as MRDGSGLIDLGSVADEDGFIQRLKPLPSAPQNTDVLLSFSPCLAFSQPEDFTVSDCTDVAACVIRRIHQDNMYITQYLNYGRHEGNKFSYDDSTKTLSVSYYMFSDSEPQTVVHYRCSPNHSITSSESFSAGAPLQMWVESPCACPNACAPVDVGPGTILLIILCLSVTAYFIIGSCALRPFRTSNGVQIAPEDSVWCMICCQLTVRRKRRCSLRDTL